A genomic region of Stenotrophomonas sp. NA06056 contains the following coding sequences:
- a CDS encoding pitrilysin family protein, translating to MSLTLRPRAALLAVALSTALGTLAPTYALAAKPAATSKVDIPFEQFTLPNGLRVVVHTDRKAPIVAVNIWYHVGSKDEPAGRTGFAHLFEHLMFQSSENHDGEYFEPFKQVGATGQNGTTNTDRTNYFENVPTTALDMALWMESDRMGHLVGAIDQAALDEQRGVVQNEKRQGENQPYGQVWEQLNRALYPVGHPYHHSVIGSMNDLNAASLDDVKTWFRTWYGPNNAVLVLAGDIDLATAKEKAAKYFGSIPAGPTMAQPKVDVAKRPADTREVMTDKVPQARIYRAWNVAQVGTTDIDQLQLLAYVLGGAKSSRLSQRLQHQDKLVDNISAGAFASQLGSNFMVMATVKQGQDPAKVEKIIDEEIERLLKDGPTAEELARAKTGSRAGFIRGIERIGGFGGKADALAECTVYTGDPGCFRTSLANIDKATAADLKRVGAQWLDKGSHTLVVEPGARVALKEDPSQAPKPFNVPAVDSKYSTLPEQVDRKAGVPQTREFPQLKFPALQRATLKNGTQVVLAERHEIPVVQFSYQFPGGFTADQGRKPGTANFTMSLMTEGAGKLGSLAFADAADALGADLDASAGLDSVDVELSALKENLVPSLALYASLLREPRFEQSEIDRVKATWIAGIQQEKVNPNAVAMRVLPPLLYGKGHPYAIPFTGSGDEAAISSLGREDLVDFHRDWLRPQDGTLIVVGDTTLAEIVPLLDKQLGDWKATGDAPTVKATTAVALPKSPRVFLIDQPGAVQANLFAGQVVPPSSDAGSTRFDIANGVIGGDFTSRLNMNLREDKHWSYGARTSASNTVGQRPWMAMAPVQIDKTGPAMAEMRKEIAEFANGSKPATDAEVARIRNIQTLSLPGAYETASAVAATIGTIVQFKRPDDYVLRRKAEIEAMTPAQVQQAAAEIKPQALTWVVVGDLKQTEAAVRALNLGEVTVIDAEGNPVKK from the coding sequence ATGTCGCTCACCCTGCGCCCGCGCGCTGCGCTGCTCGCTGTTGCCCTCAGTACTGCTCTCGGCACGCTCGCGCCCACCTACGCGTTGGCGGCCAAGCCGGCCGCGACCAGCAAGGTCGATATCCCGTTCGAGCAGTTCACCCTGCCCAACGGCCTGCGGGTGGTGGTGCATACCGATCGCAAGGCACCGATCGTTGCGGTCAACATCTGGTACCACGTCGGCAGCAAGGACGAGCCCGCTGGCCGTACCGGCTTCGCGCATCTGTTTGAACACCTGATGTTCCAGAGCAGCGAGAACCACGACGGCGAGTACTTCGAGCCCTTCAAGCAGGTCGGTGCCACCGGCCAGAACGGCACCACCAATACCGACCGCACCAATTACTTCGAGAACGTGCCGACCACCGCGCTGGACATGGCGCTGTGGATGGAATCGGATCGCATGGGCCATCTGGTCGGTGCGATCGACCAGGCTGCGCTGGACGAGCAGCGTGGCGTGGTGCAGAACGAGAAGCGCCAGGGCGAGAACCAGCCCTATGGCCAGGTGTGGGAACAGCTCAACCGCGCGCTGTATCCGGTGGGCCACCCGTACCACCACAGCGTGATCGGCTCGATGAACGATCTCAACGCCGCCTCGCTGGATGACGTCAAGACCTGGTTCCGCACCTGGTATGGCCCGAACAACGCGGTGCTGGTGCTGGCCGGCGACATCGACCTGGCCACCGCCAAGGAAAAGGCCGCCAAGTACTTCGGCAGCATCCCGGCCGGCCCGACCATGGCGCAGCCGAAGGTGGACGTGGCCAAGCGCCCGGCCGACACCCGCGAGGTAATGACCGACAAGGTGCCGCAGGCCCGCATTTACCGCGCCTGGAACGTGGCCCAGGTCGGCACCACCGACATCGACCAGCTGCAGCTGCTCGCCTATGTGCTCGGCGGCGCCAAGTCCTCGCGCCTGAGCCAGCGCCTGCAGCACCAGGACAAGCTGGTGGACAACATCAGCGCCGGTGCCTTCGCCTCGCAGCTGGGCTCCAACTTCATGGTGATGGCCACCGTGAAGCAGGGCCAGGATCCGGCCAAGGTCGAAAAGATCATCGATGAGGAAATCGAGCGCCTGCTCAAGGACGGTCCGACCGCCGAAGAGCTGGCGCGCGCCAAGACCGGCTCGCGTGCCGGGTTCATCCGCGGCATCGAACGTATCGGCGGCTTCGGCGGCAAGGCCGACGCACTGGCCGAATGCACGGTGTATACCGGCGACCCGGGCTGCTTCCGCACCTCGCTGGCCAACATCGACAAGGCCACCGCTGCTGACCTGAAGCGCGTGGGCGCGCAGTGGCTGGACAAGGGCAGCCACACCCTGGTGGTCGAACCGGGCGCACGCGTGGCGCTGAAGGAAGACCCCTCGCAGGCGCCGAAGCCGTTCAACGTGCCGGCGGTGGACAGCAAGTACAGCACCCTGCCCGAGCAGGTGGATCGCAAGGCGGGCGTGCCGCAGACCCGTGAGTTCCCGCAGTTGAAGTTCCCGGCACTGCAACGCGCCACGCTGAAGAACGGCACCCAGGTGGTGCTCGCCGAGCGCCATGAAATTCCGGTGGTGCAGTTCAGTTACCAGTTCCCGGGCGGCTTCACCGCCGACCAGGGCCGCAAGCCGGGCACCGCCAACTTCACCATGAGCCTGATGACCGAAGGTGCCGGCAAGCTGGGTTCGCTGGCCTTCGCCGATGCGGCCGATGCGCTGGGTGCGGACCTTGATGCGTCTGCCGGACTGGATTCGGTGGACGTGGAACTGTCCGCGCTGAAGGAGAACCTGGTGCCGTCGCTGGCGCTGTACGCCAGCCTGCTGCGCGAGCCGCGCTTCGAGCAGAGCGAGATCGATCGGGTCAAGGCGACCTGGATCGCCGGCATCCAGCAGGAGAAGGTCAACCCGAACGCTGTAGCGATGCGCGTGCTGCCGCCGCTGCTGTACGGCAAGGGCCACCCCTACGCGATCCCGTTCACCGGCAGCGGTGACGAAGCGGCGATCAGCAGCCTGGGCCGCGAGGACCTGGTCGACTTCCACCGCGACTGGCTGCGTCCGCAGGACGGCACCCTGATCGTGGTCGGCGATACCACCCTGGCCGAGATCGTACCGCTGCTGGACAAGCAGCTGGGCGACTGGAAGGCCACCGGTGATGCGCCGACGGTCAAGGCCACTACTGCCGTGGCGCTGCCGAAGAGCCCGCGCGTGTTCCTGATCGACCAGCCGGGCGCGGTGCAGGCCAACCTGTTCGCCGGCCAGGTCGTGCCGCCGTCCAGCGATGCCGGCTCGACCCGCTTCGACATCGCCAACGGCGTGATCGGTGGCGACTTCACCTCGCGCCTGAACATGAACCTGCGCGAGGACAAGCACTGGTCCTACGGCGCCCGCACCAGTGCCAGCAACACCGTGGGCCAGCGCCCGTGGATGGCGATGGCGCCGGTGCAGATCGACAAGACCGGCCCGGCCATGGCGGAAATGCGCAAGGAGATCGCCGAGTTCGCCAACGGCAGCAAGCCGGCAACCGACGCGGAAGTAGCGCGCATCCGCAACATCCAGACCCTGAGCCTGCCTGGTGCCTACGAGACCGCCAGCGCGGTGGCCGCGACCATCGGCACGATCGTGCAGTTCAAGCGCCCGGACGACTACGTGCTGCGCCGCAAGGCCGAGATCGAAGCGATGACCCCGGCGCAGGTGCAGCAGGCGGCGGCGGAGATCAAGCCGCAGGCGCTGACCTGGGTGGTGGTGGGTGACCTCAAGCAGACCGAAGCGGCGGTGCGCGCCTTGAACCTGGGCGAAGTGACCGTGATCGACGCCGAAGGCAACCCGGTGAAGAAATAA
- a CDS encoding DUF4156 domain-containing protein — protein MRVLLLSSLLLTVTACTWVPIEPAGKATRVLPAGPVPAGCISKGEVVVTVKSKVGFYNRNPLRVQEELETLARNEAPTTGANAVQAAAAPADGSQRFAAFQCPPR, from the coding sequence ATGCGCGTTCTGCTGCTGTCGTCCCTGTTGCTCACCGTCACCGCCTGCACCTGGGTGCCGATCGAACCGGCCGGCAAGGCGACCCGCGTGCTGCCGGCAGGCCCGGTACCGGCCGGGTGCATCTCCAAGGGCGAGGTGGTGGTGACCGTGAAGAGCAAGGTCGGCTTCTACAACCGCAACCCGCTGCGCGTGCAGGAAGAACTGGAAACCCTGGCCCGCAACGAGGCCCCGACCACCGGCGCCAATGCCGTGCAGGCCGCTGCGGCCCCCGCCGATGGCAGCCAGCGCTTCGCTGCCTTCCAGTGCCCGCCGCGCTGA
- a CDS encoding 3-oxoacyl-ACP synthase III — protein sequence MLFKNVSIAGLAHVDAPHTLTTKEINERLQPTLDRLGIRTDVLGDIAGIHARRLWDNGVLASDAATMAGRKALEDAGINATQVGLLVNTSVSRDYLEPSTASIVSGNLGVSDECMTFDVANACLAFINGMDIAARMLERGDIDYALVVDGETANLVYEKTLERMTAPDVTADDFRNELAALTTGSGAAAMVMARSELVPDAPRYKGGVTRSATEWNQLCLGNLDRMVTDTRMLLIEGIKLAQKTFSAAKIALGWAVEELDQFVIHQVSQPHTAAFIKNFGIDPKKVMTIFGEHGNIGPASVPIVLSKLKQLGKLKKGDRIALLGIGSGLNCSMAEVVW from the coding sequence ATGCTCTTCAAGAATGTCTCGATTGCCGGCCTGGCTCACGTTGATGCGCCGCACACGCTGACGACCAAGGAAATCAACGAACGCCTGCAGCCGACGTTGGATCGCCTGGGTATCCGTACCGACGTGCTTGGCGACATTGCCGGCATCCATGCGCGCCGCCTGTGGGACAACGGCGTGCTGGCGTCCGATGCCGCGACCATGGCAGGCCGCAAGGCACTGGAAGACGCAGGCATCAACGCGACGCAGGTCGGCCTGCTGGTCAATACCTCAGTCAGCCGCGACTACCTGGAGCCGTCCACCGCGTCCATCGTGTCGGGGAACCTGGGCGTCAGCGACGAGTGCATGACCTTCGACGTCGCCAATGCCTGCCTGGCCTTCATCAACGGCATGGACATCGCCGCGCGCATGCTTGAGCGCGGTGACATCGACTACGCGCTGGTGGTGGACGGTGAGACCGCCAACCTGGTGTACGAAAAGACCCTGGAGCGCATGACCGCACCGGACGTCACCGCCGACGACTTCCGCAATGAGCTGGCGGCGCTGACCACCGGTTCCGGTGCGGCCGCGATGGTGATGGCCCGTTCGGAGCTGGTCCCGGATGCGCCGCGTTACAAAGGTGGCGTGACCCGTTCGGCCACCGAGTGGAACCAGCTGTGCCTGGGCAACCTGGACCGCATGGTCACCGACACCCGCATGCTGCTGATCGAGGGCATCAAGCTGGCACAGAAGACCTTCAGCGCCGCCAAGATCGCACTGGGCTGGGCGGTGGAAGAGCTGGACCAGTTCGTCATCCACCAGGTCAGCCAGCCGCACACCGCTGCGTTCATCAAGAATTTCGGCATCGACCCGAAAAAGGTCATGACCATCTTCGGCGAGCACGGCAACATCGGTCCGGCCTCGGTGCCGATCGTGCTGAGCAAGCTCAAGCAGCTGGGCAAGCTGAAGAAGGGCGATCGGATCGCGCTTCTGGGCATTGGTTCGGGCCTGAACTGCTCGATGGCCGAAGTGGTCTGGTAA
- a CDS encoding alpha/beta fold hydrolase: protein MRDLPGYPAHPQRFEVRPGLSMNYLDEGPRDGEVVVMVHGNPSWSYYWRTLVAGLSDRYRCIVPDHIGMGLSDKPDDSRYEYTLQSRVDDLDALLKHLGITGPVTLAVHDWGGMIGFGWALSHHDQVKRLVVLNTAAFPMPTAKKMPWQIALGRHWKIGEWIIRTFNAFSSGASWLGVERKMPADVRRAYVSPYNSYANRISTIRFMQDIPLSPADKAWSLLERAGKALPSFADRPAFLGWGLRDFVFDHHFLKGFQAALPKAQVHAFEDAGHYVLEDKHEVLVPEIRAFLDKNPI, encoded by the coding sequence ATGCGCGATCTTCCCGGTTACCCCGCCCACCCGCAGCGCTTCGAGGTACGCCCGGGCCTGTCGATGAACTATCTCGACGAAGGCCCGCGCGACGGCGAGGTGGTGGTGATGGTCCACGGCAACCCGTCGTGGAGCTATTACTGGCGCACGCTGGTGGCCGGCCTGTCGGACAGATACCGCTGCATCGTGCCGGACCACATCGGCATGGGCCTGTCGGACAAGCCCGATGACAGCCGCTACGAGTACACGCTGCAGTCGCGCGTGGATGATCTGGACGCGTTGCTGAAGCACCTGGGCATCACCGGCCCGGTGACCCTGGCCGTGCATGACTGGGGCGGCATGATCGGCTTCGGCTGGGCGCTGTCGCATCACGACCAGGTCAAGCGCCTGGTGGTGCTCAACACCGCTGCGTTCCCGATGCCGACGGCGAAGAAGATGCCGTGGCAGATCGCGCTGGGGCGGCACTGGAAGATTGGCGAGTGGATCATCCGCACCTTCAATGCGTTCTCGTCCGGTGCGTCGTGGCTGGGCGTGGAGCGGAAGATGCCGGCCGACGTGCGCCGCGCCTATGTGTCGCCGTACAACAGCTACGCCAACCGCATCAGCACCATCCGCTTCATGCAGGACATCCCGCTGTCGCCGGCCGACAAGGCGTGGTCGCTGCTGGAGCGTGCCGGCAAGGCGCTGCCGTCGTTCGCCGATCGCCCGGCCTTCCTTGGCTGGGGCCTGCGCGACTTCGTGTTCGACCACCACTTCCTGAAGGGCTTCCAGGCCGCATTGCCGAAGGCGCAGGTGCATGCCTTCGAAGATGCCGGGCACTACGTGCTGGAAGACAAGCACGAGGTGCTGGTGCCGGAGATCCGGGCGTTCCTGGACAAGAACCCGATCTGA